A genome region from Streptomyces pratensis includes the following:
- a CDS encoding AAA family ATPase, translated as MKRHGHGLVLGKFYPPHAGHHHLVRTARDRCERLTVLVCAATVESVPLADRVAWMKEAHPDVRVVGTVDDHHMDVTDEAVWDAHMEVFTAAVPERVDAVFTSEAYGEELARRFGAESVLVDPARTLFPVSGTAVRADPVRSWDYLEPPVRAALARRIVVLGAESTGTTTLARALAGHYRGRGGVWAQTRYVAEYGREFSEAKLAALRDRWPGAEWEDVTFTTDDFPLIAETQNTREEAAARVGSPVLFCDTDSFATTVWHERYIGGRNPLVEETADRVAHHLYLLTGHEGVAFEDDGLRDGEELRPWMTDRFRAELVRTGRRFIEIAGTRDERLHTAVAAVDELLTAGWHFTAPLPERR; from the coding sequence ATGAAGCGCCACGGGCACGGTCTCGTCCTCGGGAAGTTCTACCCGCCGCACGCCGGCCACCACCATCTCGTCCGCACCGCGCGTGACCGCTGCGAGCGGCTCACCGTCCTGGTCTGCGCCGCCACCGTGGAATCCGTGCCGCTCGCCGACCGGGTCGCCTGGATGAAGGAGGCCCACCCCGACGTACGGGTGGTGGGCACTGTCGACGACCACCACATGGACGTCACGGACGAGGCCGTCTGGGACGCGCACATGGAGGTCTTCACCGCCGCCGTGCCCGAGCGGGTCGACGCCGTCTTCACCTCGGAGGCGTACGGCGAGGAACTGGCCCGACGCTTCGGCGCGGAATCCGTCCTGGTCGACCCCGCCCGCACCCTCTTCCCCGTGTCGGGCACCGCGGTCCGCGCCGACCCCGTCCGCTCCTGGGACTACCTGGAACCGCCCGTACGCGCCGCGCTCGCCCGCCGGATCGTCGTCCTGGGCGCCGAGTCCACCGGCACCACGACCCTGGCCCGCGCCCTGGCCGGCCACTACCGCGGGCGCGGCGGCGTATGGGCGCAGACACGTTACGTGGCCGAGTACGGCAGGGAGTTCAGCGAGGCGAAACTCGCCGCCCTCCGCGACCGGTGGCCGGGCGCCGAGTGGGAGGACGTCACCTTCACCACCGACGACTTCCCGCTCATCGCCGAGACCCAGAACACCAGGGAGGAGGCCGCCGCCCGGGTCGGTTCCCCGGTCCTCTTCTGCGACACCGACTCCTTCGCCACCACCGTCTGGCACGAGCGCTACATCGGCGGACGCAACCCGCTCGTCGAGGAGACCGCCGACCGGGTCGCCCACCACCTCTATCTGCTCACCGGCCACGAGGGGGTCGCCTTCGAGGACGACGGACTACGCGACGGCGAGGAGCTGCGGCCCTGGATGACGGACCGCTTCCGCGCCGAACTCGTCCGGACGGGGCGGCGGTTCATCGAGATCGCAGGGACCCGCGACGAGCGCCTGCACACGGCGGTCGCCGCCGTGGACGAGCTCCTCACCGCCGGCTGGCACTTCACCGCGCCCCTGCCGGAGCGACGATGA
- a CDS encoding ADP-ribosylglycohydrolase family protein, whose amino-acid sequence MIPTRILTKQAATGTLTGLALGDALGFPTEFNDVPAILAKCGPWRQMRLPKPAFVTDDTQMTIALGRGIRTAMDQGLLTPERMVGPVREEFVRWNRSPENNRAPGRTCLEACELLEGNRVWQEASRTGSKGCGANMRVAPIGLVPGLSDEQRAGAAQLQAALTHGHPTALAASDLTARAVFLLAQGAEPLGLVGQLRSYAYENRGRYLTRWLGDLWRYTHDASPEAFINRGWDECLTALARVQDALRDPSPETDPCERTGDGWIAEEALATALHCFLLFPEEPVTALRRAACTRGDSDSLGCLTGAFAGAHLGAGAWPKEWSERVEYRSDLLSLAALWDA is encoded by the coding sequence ATGATCCCGACAAGAATTCTCACCAAGCAGGCGGCCACAGGCACGCTGACCGGGCTCGCGCTCGGCGACGCGCTGGGCTTCCCCACCGAGTTCAACGACGTCCCCGCGATCCTCGCGAAGTGCGGGCCCTGGCGTCAGATGCGACTGCCGAAGCCCGCGTTCGTCACCGACGACACCCAGATGACGATCGCTCTCGGGCGCGGCATCCGCACCGCCATGGACCAGGGGCTGCTCACCCCGGAGCGGATGGTGGGCCCGGTCCGGGAGGAGTTCGTCCGGTGGAACCGCTCACCCGAGAACAACCGCGCCCCCGGCCGCACCTGCCTGGAGGCGTGCGAGCTGCTGGAGGGCAACCGGGTCTGGCAGGAGGCCAGCCGTACCGGCTCCAAGGGCTGCGGCGCCAACATGCGCGTCGCACCCATCGGTCTCGTACCCGGCCTCAGTGACGAACAGCGTGCCGGGGCCGCCCAGCTCCAGGCCGCACTCACCCACGGCCATCCCACCGCCCTCGCAGCCTCCGACCTGACGGCCCGCGCGGTGTTCCTCCTCGCACAGGGGGCCGAACCGCTCGGCCTGGTCGGCCAGTTGCGCTCGTACGCCTACGAGAACCGCGGCCGCTACCTCACCCGGTGGCTCGGTGACCTGTGGCGGTACACCCACGACGCCTCACCCGAGGCGTTCATCAACCGGGGCTGGGACGAGTGCCTCACCGCGCTCGCCCGGGTCCAGGACGCTCTGCGCGACCCGTCTCCGGAGACCGACCCGTGCGAGCGGACCGGCGACGGCTGGATCGCCGAGGAGGCCCTCGCGACGGCCCTGCACTGCTTCCTGCTCTTCCCCGAGGAACCGGTCACCGCTCTGCGCAGGGCCGCCTGCACACGGGGCGACTCCGACTCCCTCGGCTGCCTCACGGGCGCCTTCGCGGGAGCACACCTGGGGGCGGGGGCCTGGCCCAAGGAGTGGTCGGAACGCGTCGAGTACCGCAGCGACCTGCTGTCGCTGGCAGCGCTCTGGGACGCCTGA
- a CDS encoding lysophospholipid acyltransferase family protein, whose translation MTEATAAPTLRGAAVGRGIGIGLMYGLFKPRVLGAWRVPTTGPVILAVNHAHNIDGPMLMGTAPRPVHFLIKKEAFVGPLDPFLRGIGQLKVDRTTVDRNAITQALGVLDDGGVLGIFPEGTRGEGDFASLRAGLAYFAVRGGAPIVPVAVLGSTERRGRLISALPPLRSRVDVVFGDAFQAGDGSGRRTRKALDEATLRIQGELTAHLKNARRLTGRL comes from the coding sequence GTGACCGAAGCCACCGCCGCGCCGACGCTGCGCGGAGCGGCCGTCGGACGCGGGATCGGCATCGGGCTCATGTACGGGCTGTTCAAGCCCCGTGTGCTCGGCGCGTGGCGCGTCCCCACCACGGGACCCGTCATACTCGCGGTGAACCACGCGCACAACATCGACGGACCGATGCTGATGGGCACCGCGCCCAGGCCCGTCCACTTCCTGATCAAGAAGGAGGCGTTCGTCGGCCCCCTCGACCCGTTCCTGCGCGGAATCGGGCAGCTGAAGGTGGACCGTACGACCGTCGACCGCAACGCCATCACGCAGGCACTCGGCGTGCTGGACGACGGCGGGGTCCTCGGGATCTTTCCCGAGGGCACCAGGGGCGAAGGAGACTTCGCCTCCCTGCGTGCGGGGCTCGCGTACTTCGCGGTGCGCGGCGGGGCGCCGATCGTTCCCGTCGCGGTCCTGGGAAGCACGGAGCGCCGTGGCCGGTTGATATCGGCACTGCCTCCGCTGCGCAGCCGGGTCGACGTCGTCTTCGGCGACGCCTTCCAGGCCGGCGACGGCAGCGGGCGGCGGACCAGGAAAGCGCTGGACGAGGCGACGCTGCGCATCCAGGGTGAGCTGACCGCTCACCTGAAGAACGCCAGGCGTCTCACCGGACGCCTGTGA
- the pnuC gene encoding nicotinamide riboside transporter PnuC: protein MTLADVLDPLQQPLVTVLDTPVSWTEVLGFGSGALCVWLVARQHLANWPIGIANNLFFILLFAQSGLYADAGLQIVFISLAAYGWWTWTHGGGPGTSVLPVRSTTRTEWTWLLAAGAAGTLGLTLLLSRATDSTVPFWDALTTSLSLMATYGQCRKRVESWWLWIAADVVYIPLYAYKELYLTSLLYAGFLTLCVIGLRNWSRDLAPARREQAVVTV from the coding sequence GTGACGCTCGCAGACGTACTCGACCCCCTGCAACAGCCCTTGGTGACGGTCCTCGACACCCCGGTCAGCTGGACCGAGGTGCTGGGATTCGGCAGTGGTGCTCTGTGCGTCTGGCTCGTGGCCCGCCAGCACCTCGCCAACTGGCCGATCGGCATCGCCAACAACCTGTTCTTCATCCTGCTGTTCGCCCAGTCCGGTCTGTACGCCGACGCCGGCCTGCAGATCGTCTTCATCTCCCTCGCCGCGTACGGCTGGTGGACCTGGACCCACGGGGGTGGACCGGGTACATCCGTCCTGCCGGTGCGGAGCACCACCCGCACCGAATGGACCTGGCTGCTCGCGGCGGGGGCTGCGGGGACCCTCGGGCTCACCCTGCTGCTGTCACGGGCCACGGATTCGACCGTGCCGTTCTGGGACGCCCTGACCACCTCGCTGTCGCTGATGGCGACGTACGGGCAGTGCCGTAAGCGCGTCGAGTCCTGGTGGCTCTGGATCGCCGCCGACGTGGTGTACATCCCGCTGTACGCGTACAAGGAGCTCTATCTGACCTCCCTGCTGTACGCCGGATTCCTCACTCTCTGTGTCATCGGGCTGCGCAACTGGAGCCGGGACCTCGCCCCGGCGCGGCGCGAGCAGGCGGTGGTGACGGTATGA
- a CDS encoding Rieske (2Fe-2S) protein has protein sequence MDARRRTVLAAGAAALVTGCGSSEEGGGDESSPPPASGDAELTGTADVPVGGGTIFKDRKIVVTQPAAGEFKAFSAVCTHAGCIVSTVADGTIDCACHGSRFGIKDGAVENGPATRPLPAERITVEGDSIRLA, from the coding sequence ATGGACGCACGGCGAAGGACGGTCCTGGCGGCGGGAGCCGCCGCACTGGTGACCGGCTGCGGCTCGTCGGAGGAGGGCGGAGGTGACGAGAGCTCCCCGCCGCCGGCCTCCGGGGACGCGGAGCTGACGGGTACGGCCGACGTGCCGGTCGGCGGCGGCACGATCTTCAAGGACCGGAAGATCGTGGTGACGCAGCCGGCCGCCGGCGAGTTCAAGGCCTTCTCCGCGGTGTGCACCCACGCCGGCTGCATCGTCTCGACGGTCGCCGACGGCACGATCGACTGCGCGTGCCACGGCAGCCGGTTCGGCATCAAGGACGGCGCCGTGGAGAACGGCCCGGCGACACGCCCGCTGCCCGCCGAGCGGATCACGGTCGAGGGCGACAGCATCCGGCTCGCGTAG
- the cmk gene encoding (d)CMP kinase — protein MSTTVETVSAAARTAPAAVIVAIDGPSGTGKSSTSKAVAAQLGLSYLDTGAQYRAITWWMLNNGIDVQNPAEIATAAAKPVIVSGTDPSAPTITVDGEDASGPIRTQEVTSKVSAVSAVPEVRALITELQRSIAEEAERGIVVEGRDIGTTVLPDADIKIFLTASPEARAARRSGEVKGSDLAATREALIKRDAADSGRKTSPLAKAGDAVEVDTTDLTLAQVIECVVTLVGEKQAAK, from the coding sequence GTGTCCACCACCGTGGAAACCGTAAGCGCCGCCGCCCGGACAGCCCCGGCCGCAGTGATCGTCGCCATCGACGGTCCGTCCGGCACAGGCAAGTCGAGCACCTCCAAGGCCGTCGCCGCCCAGCTCGGCCTCAGCTACCTGGACACCGGCGCCCAGTACCGGGCAATCACGTGGTGGATGCTGAACAACGGCATCGACGTGCAGAACCCCGCCGAGATCGCCACCGCCGCCGCCAAGCCGGTCATCGTCTCCGGAACGGACCCGTCCGCCCCGACGATCACCGTCGACGGCGAGGACGCCTCGGGCCCGATCCGTACGCAGGAGGTCACCTCCAAGGTCAGCGCCGTCAGCGCCGTGCCCGAGGTACGCGCCCTCATCACCGAGCTGCAGCGCTCGATCGCCGAGGAGGCCGAGCGGGGCATCGTCGTCGAGGGCCGTGACATCGGCACCACCGTCCTGCCCGACGCCGACATCAAGATCTTCCTCACCGCCTCGCCGGAGGCGCGCGCCGCCCGCCGCAGCGGTGAGGTCAAGGGATCCGACCTGGCCGCCACCCGGGAGGCCCTGATCAAGCGGGACGCCGCCGACTCCGGCCGCAAGACCTCGCCGCTGGCCAAGGCCGGGGACGCCGTCGAGGTGGACACCACCGACCTGACCCTCGCGCAGGTCATCGAGTGCGTCGTCACCCTCGTCGGGGAGAAGCAGGCCGCCAAGTGA
- a CDS encoding DNA polymerase beta superfamily protein gives MITPEGARLVREHTVYSCVMGSRAFGLATDGSDTDRRGVFLAPTPLFWGFAKPPTHVEGPADEQFSWELERFCELALRANPNVLECLHSPLVERIDTTGRELLALRGAFLSRHAHGTFVRYALGQRRKLEADVRAHGAPRWKHAMHLLRLLASCRDLLRTGELRIEVGDAREDLLAVKRGEVPWAEVERRMTRLAEENDAAVSRSPLPPEPDRERVEAFLVRTRRASAGG, from the coding sequence ATGATCACCCCTGAAGGCGCGCGGCTCGTGCGGGAGCACACCGTCTACTCCTGTGTGATGGGCTCCCGCGCCTTCGGGCTGGCCACCGACGGCAGCGACACCGACCGTCGCGGGGTGTTCCTCGCGCCCACCCCGCTGTTCTGGGGCTTCGCGAAACCGCCGACGCATGTCGAGGGTCCGGCCGACGAGCAGTTCTCCTGGGAGCTGGAGCGCTTCTGTGAGCTGGCGCTGCGGGCGAACCCCAATGTGCTGGAGTGCCTGCACTCCCCGCTGGTGGAGCGGATCGACACCACGGGCCGGGAGCTCCTCGCCCTGCGCGGGGCCTTCCTGTCCCGGCATGCCCACGGGACGTTCGTGCGCTACGCGCTGGGCCAGCGGCGGAAGCTGGAGGCCGATGTCCGGGCGCACGGCGCTCCGCGCTGGAAGCACGCCATGCATCTGCTGCGTCTGCTGGCGTCCTGCCGGGACCTGCTGAGGACGGGTGAGCTGCGGATCGAGGTGGGGGACGCACGCGAGGACCTGCTGGCGGTGAAGCGGGGAGAGGTCCCGTGGGCCGAGGTCGAACGCCGGATGACGCGCCTGGCCGAGGAGAACGACGCGGCGGTCTCGCGCTCCCCGCTGCCGCCGGAGCCCGACCGGGAACGCGTCGAGGCGTTCCTGGTCCGGACCCGGCGGGCGTCGGCGGGCGGATAG
- the scpB gene encoding SMC-Scp complex subunit ScpB: MSTDDDGRDAAVAGLDLKPALEAVLMVVDEPATEEHLAKVLQRPRRAVADALRELADEYTVQRRGFDLRLVAGGWRFYTRPEYAEAVEGFVLDGQHARLTQAALETLAVVAYRQPVSRSRVSAVRGVNCDGVMRTLLQRGLVGEAGAEPETGAILYRTTNYFLERMGLRGLDELPELAPFLPEADAIEAETLEGVPSFDPDAPDTPDTHADDKTDF, from the coding sequence ATGAGCACGGACGACGACGGGCGCGACGCCGCGGTCGCGGGGCTCGACCTCAAGCCCGCCCTGGAGGCGGTCCTCATGGTCGTCGACGAGCCCGCCACCGAGGAACACCTCGCCAAGGTCCTCCAGCGGCCCCGCCGGGCCGTCGCGGACGCGCTGCGGGAGCTGGCCGACGAGTACACCGTCCAGCGCCGGGGATTCGACCTGAGGCTCGTCGCCGGGGGCTGGCGCTTCTACACCCGCCCCGAGTACGCGGAGGCGGTCGAGGGCTTCGTCCTGGACGGCCAGCACGCCCGGCTCACCCAGGCCGCGCTGGAGACGCTCGCGGTGGTCGCGTACCGTCAGCCGGTCAGCCGGTCGAGGGTCTCGGCGGTACGCGGAGTGAACTGCGACGGCGTCATGCGGACCCTGCTCCAGAGGGGTCTCGTCGGGGAGGCGGGCGCGGAACCCGAAACAGGTGCGATCCTGTACAGGACGACGAACTACTTTCTGGAGCGCATGGGCCTGCGAGGCCTGGACGAGCTCCCGGAGCTCGCGCCCTTCCTCCCGGAGGCGGATGCGATCGAGGCTGAGACGCTAGAGGGTGTGCCGTCGTTCGATCCGGACGCACCGGACACCCCGGATACTCACGCAGACGACAAGACGGATTTTTGA
- a CDS encoding prephenate dehydrogenase, whose protein sequence is MRTALVIGTGLVGTSAALALAGRGVQVHLVDSDPSSAHTAAALGAGTDEAPEGPVDLAVVAVPPAHTAAVLATAMRDGVARAYLDVASVKGGPRRELEALGADLTAYIGTHPMAGKERSGPLAATADLFEGRPWVLTPTRETDTEVLNLALELVALCRAVPVVMDADAHDRAVALVSHTPQLISSMVAARLEEADETAVRLCGQGIRDVTRIAASDPRMWVEILSANPGPVADVLAGVAADLDGTVRALRGLQSADEDKRRTGTEGIEDVLRRGNAGRVRVPGKHGAAPASYEIVAVLISDRPGELAAIFADAGRAGVNIEDVRIEHATGQQAGLVQLMVEPSAAPALSAALGERGWSIRP, encoded by the coding sequence GTGAGAACAGCCCTCGTCATCGGAACCGGCCTGGTCGGCACCTCCGCCGCCCTCGCCCTCGCGGGACGCGGCGTCCAGGTGCACCTCGTCGACAGCGACCCGTCCTCGGCCCACACCGCCGCCGCGCTCGGCGCCGGCACCGACGAGGCCCCCGAGGGCCCCGTCGACCTGGCGGTCGTCGCCGTACCGCCCGCACACACCGCCGCCGTGCTCGCCACCGCCATGCGCGACGGCGTCGCCCGCGCCTACCTGGACGTCGCCAGCGTCAAGGGCGGGCCGCGCCGCGAGCTGGAGGCGCTCGGGGCCGACCTCACGGCGTACATCGGCACGCACCCCATGGCCGGCAAGGAGCGCTCAGGGCCCCTCGCGGCCACCGCCGACCTCTTCGAGGGCCGCCCCTGGGTCCTCACACCGACCCGGGAGACCGACACCGAGGTCCTCAACCTGGCCCTGGAACTGGTCGCGCTCTGCCGGGCCGTCCCGGTCGTCATGGACGCCGACGCCCACGACCGTGCCGTCGCCCTGGTCTCCCACACCCCGCAGCTGATCTCCTCGATGGTCGCCGCCCGGCTGGAGGAGGCCGACGAGACCGCCGTCCGCCTGTGCGGCCAGGGGATCAGGGACGTCACCCGCATCGCGGCCTCCGACCCCCGGATGTGGGTGGAGATCCTCTCCGCCAACCCCGGCCCGGTCGCCGACGTGCTGGCGGGAGTGGCCGCCGACCTGGACGGGACCGTCCGGGCGCTGCGGGGCCTGCAGTCCGCCGACGAGGACAAGCGCCGCACGGGCACCGAAGGCATCGAGGACGTCCTGCGCCGCGGAAACGCGGGCCGGGTCAGGGTTCCCGGCAAGCACGGGGCCGCCCCGGCCTCGTACGAGATCGTCGCCGTGCTCATCAGCGACCGGCCGGGCGAGCTGGCAGCGATCTTCGCCGACGCGGGGCGCGCCGGCGTCAACATCGAGGACGTCCGCATCGAGCACGCCACCGGCCAGCAGGCCGGACTGGTCCAGCTGATGGTCGAGCCGAGCGCCGCACCCGCACTGAGCGCGGCCCTCGGCGAACGAGGCTGGTCGATCCGCCCGTAG
- a CDS encoding NUDIX hydrolase, with product MSTVPEGYDPHAFFPFAVTVDLAVFTVREARLHVLLVERGQAPYKGRWALPGGFVLPRESAEAAARRELAEETGLTQKSVCGFHLEQLRTYTDPDRDPRMRVVSVAYAALVPDLPEPRGGGDAAHAQWWDAGATGPLAFDHDRILADAHDRIGARLEYSCLATAFCPAEFTLGELQQVYETVWGVELDRPNFRRKVLTTPGFVQAVDGPPRRTGGRGKPAALYRAGAATALHPPLLRPEGRPEGRTP from the coding sequence ATGAGCACCGTCCCCGAGGGGTACGACCCCCACGCGTTCTTCCCCTTCGCCGTCACCGTCGATCTCGCCGTCTTCACCGTCCGCGAAGCACGGCTCCATGTGCTGCTCGTGGAGCGCGGCCAGGCCCCCTACAAGGGGCGCTGGGCGTTGCCCGGCGGCTTCGTCCTCCCCCGGGAGTCCGCCGAGGCGGCGGCCCGCCGCGAGCTCGCCGAGGAGACCGGTCTCACCCAGAAGTCCGTGTGCGGCTTCCACCTCGAACAGCTGCGCACCTACACCGATCCGGACCGCGACCCCAGGATGCGGGTCGTCTCCGTCGCTTACGCCGCGCTCGTGCCCGACCTCCCCGAACCACGGGGCGGCGGGGACGCGGCACACGCGCAGTGGTGGGACGCGGGCGCCACCGGGCCGCTCGCCTTCGACCACGACCGCATCCTGGCCGACGCGCACGACCGGATCGGCGCGAGGCTCGAGTATTCCTGCCTGGCCACCGCGTTCTGCCCCGCCGAGTTCACCCTCGGTGAGCTCCAGCAGGTCTACGAGACCGTATGGGGCGTCGAGCTGGACCGGCCCAATTTCCGGCGCAAGGTCCTTACCACGCCCGGATTCGTCCAGGCCGTGGACGGACCGCCGCGCCGTACCGGCGGCCGGGGGAAACCGGCCGCTCTCTACCGGGCGGGTGCCGCTACCGCCCTGCACCCGCCATTGCTGCGCCCGGAAGGACGCCCTGAAGGACGGACACCATGA
- the aroH gene encoding chorismate mutase: protein MAVRAVRGAVQLERDEAGHMDERVSELLTAVLERNQIVADDLISVWFTATPDLHSDFPAAAARGLGIVDVPLICAQELDIDGAMPRVVRVLAHVETYLSKAEISHVYLGATGALRKDIAQ from the coding sequence GTGGCGGTACGAGCAGTCCGAGGGGCCGTCCAGCTGGAGCGGGACGAAGCCGGGCACATGGATGAGCGGGTGAGCGAGCTCCTCACCGCGGTCCTGGAACGCAACCAGATCGTCGCCGACGACCTGATCAGTGTCTGGTTCACCGCCACCCCCGACCTGCACAGCGACTTCCCGGCGGCAGCCGCCCGCGGCCTCGGCATCGTCGACGTACCGCTGATCTGCGCGCAGGAACTCGACATCGACGGGGCCATGCCCCGCGTCGTCCGCGTCCTCGCGCACGTGGAGACGTATCTCTCCAAGGCAGAGATCAGCCACGTCTACCTCGGCGCCACCGGCGCCCTCCGCAAGGACATCGCCCAGTGA
- a CDS encoding pseudouridine synthase, with protein sequence MRSSGRNSGSGSGGNSGGGRSGGGNSGGRSGGGGRSGGGGWSGGRNNAGTGRNSNPNPRVSGSGRDDSQEQRPRRPRPEERRYDVGSDKPGGDGGPRKGRGAAARGGAKGGPKPAQNVSKGGRRQGAPARPRELDAKIEQRNRDRYADKPEIRTPKTHPGAEQEGERLQKILARAGMGSRRACEELIEQARVEVNGEIVLEQGMRVDPQKDEIKVDGLTVATQSYLFFALNKPVGVVSTMGDPDGRQNLGDYVNNRETRLFHVGRLDTETEGIILLTNHGELAHRLTHPKYGVKKTYLAAIQGPLPRDLGKRLKDGIQLEDGYARADHFRVVENTGKNYLVEVTLHEGRKHIVRRMLAEAGFPVDRLVRTSFGPIPLGDQKSGWLRRLTNTEVGMLMREVGL encoded by the coding sequence ATGCGAAGCAGTGGCAGGAACAGCGGAAGCGGCAGCGGCGGCAACAGCGGCGGCGGCCGGAGCGGCGGCGGCAACAGCGGCGGCCGGAGCGGTGGCGGTGGCCGGAGCGGTGGCGGCGGTTGGAGCGGCGGCAGGAACAACGCCGGAACCGGCAGGAACAGCAACCCGAACCCCCGGGTCTCCGGCTCCGGGCGCGACGACAGCCAGGAGCAGCGCCCCCGCCGGCCCCGTCCCGAGGAGCGCCGCTACGACGTGGGCTCCGACAAGCCGGGCGGCGACGGAGGCCCCCGCAAGGGCCGCGGCGCGGCGGCCCGCGGCGGCGCCAAGGGCGGCCCGAAGCCGGCGCAGAACGTGAGCAAGGGCGGCCGGCGCCAGGGAGCGCCCGCTCGCCCCCGCGAGCTCGACGCCAAGATCGAGCAGCGCAACCGCGACCGGTACGCCGACAAGCCCGAGATCCGGACGCCGAAGACCCACCCGGGCGCCGAGCAGGAGGGCGAGCGTCTGCAGAAGATCCTCGCCAGGGCCGGAATGGGCTCGCGCCGGGCGTGCGAGGAACTGATCGAGCAGGCCAGGGTCGAGGTCAACGGCGAGATCGTCCTGGAGCAGGGCATGCGCGTCGACCCGCAGAAGGACGAGATCAAGGTCGACGGCCTGACCGTCGCCACCCAGTCGTACCTCTTCTTCGCGCTGAACAAGCCCGTCGGCGTCGTCTCCACCATGGGCGACCCGGACGGCCGCCAGAATCTGGGTGACTACGTCAACAACCGCGAGACGCGGCTGTTCCACGTCGGTCGGCTCGACACCGAGACCGAGGGCATCATCCTCCTCACCAACCACGGTGAGCTGGCCCACCGCCTGACGCACCCCAAGTACGGCGTGAAGAAGACCTACCTCGCCGCCATCCAGGGCCCGCTCCCGCGCGACCTCGGCAAGCGGCTCAAGGACGGCATCCAGCTGGAGGACGGGTACGCCCGCGCCGACCACTTCCGGGTCGTCGAGAACACCGGCAAGAACTACCTGGTCGAGGTCACCCTCCACGAGGGCCGCAAGCACATCGTCCGCCGGATGCTGGCCGAGGCCGGCTTCCCGGTCGACCGCCTCGTGCGGACGTCCTTCGGACCGATCCCGCTGGGCGACCAGAAGTCGGGCTGGCTGCGCCGCCTGACCAACACCGAGGTGGGCATGCTCATGCGCGAGGTCGGCCTCTAG
- a CDS encoding DNA polymerase beta superfamily protein, protein MRSDTTLLRQAGLPVTDLAPVIAEEPCPILFATVSGAHLYGFPSRDSDVDLRGVHVLPAEDLVGLREPEETRSRMWDHDGTEMDLVTHDLRKFVRLMLKPNGYVLEQLLSPLVVHTTALHAELTALAPAVVTRNHAHHYRGFAGTQWRLFERTGELKPLLYTFRALLTGIHLMRSGTLVAHLPTLLNEVAAPDYLPALIEAKATAEHGAANEVDGPAVARDVEALHTVLHETQASSRLAEAPSGFDDLHDLVVRARLGESVPS, encoded by the coding sequence ATGCGAAGCGACACGACACTCCTGCGACAGGCCGGGCTGCCGGTCACCGACCTGGCCCCGGTGATCGCCGAGGAGCCCTGCCCCATCCTGTTCGCCACGGTCTCGGGCGCCCACCTGTACGGCTTCCCCTCGCGGGACTCGGACGTGGACCTGCGGGGGGTCCACGTCCTGCCCGCGGAGGATCTCGTCGGCCTCCGGGAGCCGGAGGAGACGCGCTCGCGGATGTGGGACCACGACGGGACCGAGATGGACCTCGTCACCCACGACCTCCGCAAGTTCGTCCGGCTCATGCTGAAGCCCAACGGCTACGTGCTGGAGCAGCTGCTGTCGCCGCTGGTGGTGCACACCACGGCCCTCCACGCGGAACTCACCGCGCTTGCCCCGGCGGTGGTGACCCGCAACCACGCCCACCACTACCGGGGTTTCGCCGGTACGCAGTGGCGGCTGTTCGAGAGGACCGGCGAACTGAAGCCGCTCCTCTACACGTTCCGCGCGCTGCTCACCGGCATCCATCTGATGCGCTCCGGCACCCTGGTGGCACATCTGCCGACCCTGCTCAACGAGGTGGCCGCGCCGGACTACCTGCCCGCGCTGATCGAGGCGAAGGCGACAGCCGAGCACGGGGCGGCGAACGAGGTCGACGGGCCGGCCGTCGCACGGGACGTCGAGGCGCTGCACACCGTGCTGCACGAGACGCAGGCCTCGTCACGGCTCGCCGAGGCGCCCTCGGGCTTCGACGACCTGCACGATCTCGTCGTCCGGGCGCGGCTGGGGGAGAGCGTCCCGTCCTGA